One window of Vanessa cardui chromosome 5, ilVanCard2.1, whole genome shotgun sequence genomic DNA carries:
- the LOC124529982 gene encoding deoxyhypusine hydroxylase — MVNISESAVENIGRVLNDPQRPMKERFRALFTLRNLGGETAIKCISDCFKDESVLLKHELAYCLGQMQDVKAVPILKSVLADTNQDPIVRHEAGEALGAIGDTGLQELLEKYQYDSAIEVAETCQIALQRLKWIAEKKTKENNLSQSRYASIDPAPPSEEVNIDELQKTMMDENKTLFERYRAMFSLRNLGTTESINALGEGFKASSALFRHEVAFIFGQMQDERSVPFLKKTLEDTTEHEMVRHEAAEALGSIATDECTEVLTRYLNDPRPVVRESCEVALDMSEYENSPEFQYANTLLTVQG; from the exons ATGGTAAATATTAGTGAAAGTGCTGTAGAAAATATTGGAAGGGTGCTGAACGATCCGCAGAGGCCCATGAAAGAGCGTTTTCGGGCTCTTTTTACACTCCGAAACTTGGGAGGCGAAACagcaataaaatgtataagcGATTGCTTTAAAGatgaatcagttttattaaaacatgagCTAGCATATTGCTTGGGTCAAATGCAAGATGTAAAAGCAGTGCCTATTCTTAAAAGCGTTTTAGCAGACACAAATCAAGATCCGATAGTTCGACACGAAGCCG gTGAGGCACTAGGTGCCATTGGAGATACAGGCCTTCAAGAATTActtgaaaaatatcaatatgaCTCGGCTATAGAAGTAGCAGAGACATGTCAAATAGCATTACAGAGATTAAAATGGATtgcagaaaaaaaaactaaagaaaataatttatcacaaaGTCGTTACGCTTCAATTGATCCTGCACCTCCCAGTGAAGAAGTTAATATTGATGAGTTACAAAAAACAATGATGGatgaaaataaaacgttatttgAGCGTTATAGAGCAATGTTTAGTTTACGCAACTTAGGGACTACAGAAAGTATTAATGCTTTAGGGGAAG GCTTTAAAGCGAGTAGTGCACTATTTCGCCATGAAGTCGCCTTTATATTTGGTCAGATGCAAGATGAGCGCAGTGTGCCCTTCCTTAAGAAGACTTTAGAAGATACGACGGAACATGAAATGGTACGTCATGAAGCAGCCGAGGCACTGGGTTCTATAGCAACCGATGAATGCACAGAAGTATTAAcaag ataTCTCAATGATCCCCGGCCAGTTGTCAGAGAGAGCTGTGAAGTGGCTCTCGACATGTCTGAATATGAGAACAGTCCAGAATTTCAGTATGCAAATACATTGCTCACAGTACAGGGATGA